CCTCGCCGCCCGCGAAAGCGCCGCCACCGGCCGCTTTGTCGCCGTCCAGCAGGTCACCGAACTCGCCCCCGCCTCCGAGATTCCCGCCGAGTCCCCCGAACCCGTCGCCGCCTCCGCCTGAGCCATCCGCCACCCACCATGGATATCCGCACGTTCTCCTCCCTCATCGGCGTCTCCACCGCCACCGTCTCGCGCGCCTTCTCCGGCCGCGGTGTCGTCGGTGCCGCCACCCGGGAGCACGTGCTCAGCGAAGCCCGCCGCCTCAACTTCAGCCCCAACGTCCTCGCCGCCGCCTCTCCATGCAATCCAGCGGCGTGCTCGGCCTGTATTATAGTTTCGGCGACGAAGCCATTTTCGACTACTACAACATGGAGCTCGCGCAAGAGGTCGCCAAAGCCGCCGCATCCGCCGGCTTCGGACTCCACCTCGAACTCGCCCCGCGCCGCACGCCCGTCCCCACCGACCCCGCCGCGCAACTCGCCGCCCTCGCCGCCGGCAAAGCCATCGACGGCGTCGTCGTGGTCTCTGACGGACACGACAGCGCCCGCCACCTCCTCGCCCAACTCAAAGGCACGCCCGCCGTCATCCTCACCGGCGAACTCCACGCCGGCCTCGATTGCCTCGCGCAGGTCGTCATCGATTTCGAACCCGGCGTGCGCGCCGCCGTCGATCACCTCGTCGCCCAGGGACACCGCAACATCGGCTTCGTCCGCGGACTCGGCGACACCGCCAAACTCTCCGCCCTGCAAAAAGCCCTCGCCGCCCACGGCCTCAAGCCCGCCGACATCGCCATGCGCACCGGCCACAAAACCTTTGCCGACGGCCAGCGCGCCTTCGCCGAACTCCGCGCCGCCGGTGTCACCGCCGCGATCTGCGCGACCGACATCCTCGCCCTCGGCGCGATCCACGGCGCATCCGCCGCCGGCGTGAAATTGCCACAGGAATTTTCCATCATCGGCATCGACGACCTTGCCATCGCCGAACACTCGGTCCCCACGCTGTCGAGCATCGGCGTTCCCCGCGCAACGCTCGCCCGTG
This portion of the Rariglobus hedericola genome encodes:
- a CDS encoding LacI family DNA-binding transcriptional regulator, translating into MQSSGVLGLYYSFGDEAIFDYYNMELAQEVAKAAASAGFGLHLELAPRRTPVPTDPAAQLAALAAGKAIDGVVVVSDGHDSARHLLAQLKGTPAVILTGELHAGLDCLAQVVIDFEPGVRAAVDHLVAQGHRNIGFVRGLGDTAKLSALQKALAAHGLKPADIAMRTGHKTFADGQRAFAELRAAGVTAAICATDILALGAIHGASAAGVKLPQEFSIIGIDDLAIAEHSVPTLSSIGVPRATLAREAIAALTTALRKPAEDETAPTVLPVSTYFIPRESSGPISA